Proteins from one Falco cherrug isolate bFalChe1 chromosome 7, bFalChe1.pri, whole genome shotgun sequence genomic window:
- the C7H11orf96 gene encoding uncharacterized protein C11orf96 homolog has product MAAKPAELMGICSSYQAVMPHFVCVAEEFPPPARPAKAPKGKLRRPRQSRFKTQPVTFDEIQEVEEEGVSPMEEEKAKKSFLQSLECLRRSTQNLSLQRDRLGSCRLRNSLDSSDSDSAL; this is encoded by the coding sequence ATGGCCGCGAAGCCGGCCGAACTGATGGGCATCTGCTCCAGCTACCAGGCGGTGATGCCGCACTTCGTCTGCGTGGCCGAGGAGttcccgccgcccgcccgccccgccaaGGCCCCCAAGGGCAAGCTGCGGCGGCCGCGGCAGTCGCGCTTCAAGACGCAGCCGGTGACTTTCGACGAGATccaggaggtggaggaggagggggtgtcCCCtatggaggaggagaaggccAAGAAGTCCTTCCTGCAGTCGCTGGAGTGCCTGCGGCGGAGCACCCAGAACCTCAGCCTGCAGCGGGACCGCCTGGGCAGCTGCCGCCTCCGCAACAGCCTCGACTCCAGCGACTCGGACTCGGCGCTCTga